A single window of Hydrogenobacter hydrogenophilus DNA harbors:
- the lpxB gene encoding lipid-A-disaccharide synthase, translated as MRVFFSVGERSASNYVYHIFKEVKEIEAWGITDERLESIGFRSIAKIEDLSVVGIAEALPKVPFVLRLYKKIEKLLPYMDVLVLCDAPAFNLPLLKRARGKVKKIIYFISPQVWAWKESRAKIIAQYVDHLIVLLPFEVEFYRRYANGRLKIHYVGHPLVDIVKPSQSRENFEKLVGTKEVIGLFPGSRWSEIKRHTHYIKQVFAELSKKRELYGVIPTFESFKDYIQEAFNGLPVRVLTHRDTPTPAYDVMSYSLISLIASGTAELEASLLMNPHLVFYRVNPLTYLLGKMLVKVKWVSLTNLILKRQTVPEIVQKDWKILYKYA; from the coding sequence ATGCGTGTTTTCTTCTCTGTAGGTGAAAGGTCCGCAAGCAATTATGTGTATCACATATTCAAAGAAGTAAAAGAAATAGAAGCTTGGGGTATAACGGACGAAAGGCTTGAAAGCATAGGCTTTAGAAGCATAGCAAAGATAGAGGACCTGTCCGTTGTAGGCATAGCGGAGGCTCTTCCTAAGGTACCTTTTGTCCTAAGGTTATACAAAAAAATAGAAAAGCTTCTTCCTTATATGGACGTGCTTGTGCTTTGCGATGCACCCGCTTTTAACCTACCACTGCTCAAAAGGGCAAGAGGTAAAGTAAAGAAGATTATCTACTTTATATCTCCCCAAGTGTGGGCGTGGAAAGAGAGTAGAGCGAAGATCATAGCTCAGTATGTAGATCACCTGATAGTTCTTCTTCCTTTTGAAGTGGAGTTTTACAGAAGGTATGCTAACGGAAGGCTAAAGATTCACTATGTAGGGCATCCCCTTGTGGATATAGTGAAACCTTCACAGAGTAGAGAGAACTTTGAAAAGCTTGTAGGTACAAAAGAAGTTATTGGACTTTTCCCAGGAAGTAGGTGGAGTGAGATAAAAAGACACACCCATTACATAAAGCAGGTATTTGCGGAGCTAAGCAAAAAGAGAGAGCTCTATGGTGTTATACCCACCTTTGAGAGCTTTAAAGATTACATACAAGAGGCTTTCAACGGATTGCCTGTTAGAGTTCTCACACACAGAGACACACCTACCCCTGCTTATGATGTAATGTCTTATTCGCTTATCTCTCTGATAGCTAGTGGGACTGCAGAGCTTGAGGCAAGCTTGCTTATGAATCCCCATTTGGTCTTTTACAGAGTAAACCCACTAACTTATCTATTGGGAAAGATGCTCGTGAAAGTAAAATGGGTTTCTCTGACTAACCTTATACTCAAGAGACAGACTGTTCCAGAAATAGTGCAAAAAGACTGGAAAATCCTTTACAAGTATGC